The following coding sequences lie in one Anoplolepis gracilipes chromosome 4, ASM4749672v1, whole genome shotgun sequence genomic window:
- the LOC140665468 gene encoding uncharacterized protein isoform X4, with amino-acid sequence MALSSCFHYRLYTDFATYAFLDIPDLYPRSLSTLPCTGHRDKKDRLKLETYAITKTPFSQSLRIAKGGERGFRETCRDTLTFTYNQSQIDASQVYIQVSITSCQRQVSLNRRQLSQRNHLTDKTIDCSKHLLTYISLNYGLFIDTDREHPFSNMVGVTQRPWTPTKRRGPIAAEYSSPGPACVTLPPLIGKTVPDSKRERAPAFSFGSRHSAKNNSPGPGPGQYNVSGLSAKGKDGAPALSLHGRTKSTKPEITPAPGDYNPQKAQKIILDSSPKYSFGVKTQLEKISCTPAQADYRAEIMNFYCKAAAAFSFGIKTVSERLSDIPAPGTYSPEKVNLEKGPQYSLTGKGRVEKCNGTPAPGAYCPEKVRLDPSPQFSFGLRPAVEKPSDTPAPGTYSPEKVNLNKGPQYSLSGKGPTEKPVDTPAPGTYSPEKVKLDTTPQYSFGIRPALEKSSDTPAPGAYSPEKVNLDKGPQYSLTGKGPVEKPTDTPAPGTYFPEKVRLDNTPRYSFGVKHALDKTSDTPAPGTYSPEKINLDKGPQYSLTGKGLAEKPTDTPAPGTYAPEKVKLDNTPRYSFGIRHAPDKTSDTPAPGTYSPEKVNLDKGPQYSLTGKGPAEKLADTPAPGTYSPEKVKLDNTPQYSFGLRPLLDKPSDTPAPGAYSPEKVNLDKGPQYSLMGKGPTEKPADTPAPGAYSPEKVKLDTTPKYSFGLRTSLDKPSDTPAPGAYSPEKVNLDKGPQYSLTGKGSAPKPDDVPAPGTYSPEKVNLDKGPQYSLTGKGTPGKLNDNPGPADYKPEKALNLEHKPYYSFGDRKPLDKPKDTPGNGPADYTPEKILNLEHKHYFSFGSRKPFHKSRDIPGPGSYYPEKAQHLEHKPYFSFGNRKPLFRSSDTPAPGTYSPEKVNISKSPQYSFGIKTEIDKKDTIPGPGEYSPEKAMLLLEKALRFTFGLRPPTNRPDGVPAPNIYNIPSSLGGTKEGNKKAAPAYSISGRQKVFTDDRVLVPGPGAYETIKPDTVRVKSPAYSISARFSLPNDHSQIPGPGAHCPEKVLLDIPPAHTFGIRHSAYICNLKDAVY; translated from the exons aTGGCATTGTCCTCTTGCTTCCATTATCGGCTATACACGGATTTCGCAACCTACGCATTCCTTGACATTCCCGATCTCTATCCTCGGTCTCTGTCAACCTTACCATGTACTGGCCACCGAGACAAAAAAGATCGGCTAAAATTAGAAACTTACGCCATAACGAAAACTCC ATTCTCCCAGTCATTGCGAATCGCAAAAGGTGGGGAACGCGGATTCCGGGAAACATGCCGCGATACCTTGACGTTTACTTACAATCAGTCGCAGATCGACGCGTCTCAGGTGTACATCCAAGTGTCTATTACCAGCTGTCAAAGGCAGGTCTCACTTAATCGGCGGCAATTGAGCCAGCGAAATCATCTCACTGATAAGACAATCGATTGTTCGAAACATTTGCTGACATACATATCTCTCAATTACGGACTTTTTATTGATACTGA cagGGAACACCCTTTCAGCAACATGGTTGGAGTGACACAGAGACCTTGGACACCTACGAAAAGACGAGGTCCGATTGCTGCCGAATATAGTAGCCCAGGGCCAGCCTGTGTAACTTTACCGCCGCTAATCG GAAAAACAGTTCCAGATTCTAAACGAGAAAGGGCACCAGCATTTTCCTTTGGCAGCAG ACACTCGGCGAAAAACAATAGTCCTGGACCTGGCCCTGGACAGTACAATGTCTCTGGACTTAGTGCAAAAG gAAAGGATGGTGCACCTGCCTTGTCACTGCACGGCCGAACGAAATCGACGAAACCGGAAATTACACCGGCACCGGGCGACTACAATCCGCAGAAGGCGCAAAAGATAATTCTAGATAGCTCGCCGAAATATTCCTTTGGTGTTAAAACGCAACTCGAGAAAATCAGCTGTACACCCG CACAGGCCGACTATCGCGCTGAAATCATGAATTTCTACTGCAAAGCAGCAGCAGCGTTCTCTTTTGGCATAAAAACTGTGTCGGAAAGACTGAGTGATATTCCCG CACCCGGAACATACAGTCCGGAGAAAGTAAATTTAGAGAAGGGTCCTCAGTACAGTTTAACTGGAAAAGGCCGAGTCGAAAAATGTAACGGAACACCAG CGCCAGGCGCATATTGTCCCGAAAAAGTAAGGCTGGACCCATCACCGCAATTCAGTTTTGGACTAAGACCCGCTGTGGAAAAGCCAAGCGACACACCAG caCCCGGTACTTATAGTCCTGAAAAGGTGAATCTGAATAAAGGGCCCCAATATAGTTTGAGTGGCAAGGGACCTACCGAGAAACCCGTCGACACACCAG CACCTGGAACATACAGTCccgaaaaagttaaattagaTACCACGCCACAATACAGTTTCGGAATTAGACCTGCTCTGGAGAAATCTAGTGATACTCCgg CCCCAGGTGCTTACAGTCcagaaaaagtaaatttggATAAAGGACCGCAGTACAGTTTAACTGGGAAAGGACCTGTCGAGAAGCCCACGGATACACcag CGCCCGGCACATATTTCCCCGAAAAAGTCAGATTGGATAATACACCAAGATATAGTTTCGGAGTTAAGCACGCCCTAGACAAAACCAGCGATACACCAg CGCCTGGTACTTACAGCCCGGAAAAAATAAACTTGGATAAAGGACCGCAGTATAGTTTGACTGGAAAAGGACTTGCCGAGAAGCCCACGGATACACCAG CGCCCGGCACATATGCTCCCGAAAAAGTTAAATTGGATAATACGCCAAGATATAGTTTCGGAATTAGGCATGCCCCGGACAAAACCAGCGATACGCCAG CGCCTGGTACTTACAGTCcagaaaaagtaaatttggATAAAGGACCGCAGTACAGTTTGACTGGCAAGGGACCCGCCGAAAAACTTGCAGATACACCAG CACCTGGTACATACTCGCCCGAGAAAGTAAAATTGGATAATACACCGCAATACAGTTTCGGTCTTAGACCCCTCCTGGACAAGCCTAGCGATACACCAG CACCTGGAGCTTATAGCCCAGAAAAAGTGAATTTGGATAAAGGACCGCAATACAGCTTGATGGGCAAAGGGCCTACTGAGAAACCCGCTGATACACCAG CGCCTGGCGCGTACTCGcctgaaaaagtaaaattggACACCACTCCAAAGTACAGTTTTGGACTTCGAACGTCTCTTGATAAACCCAGCGATACACCAG CACCTGGTGCTTATAGCCCAGAGAAGGTAAATTTAGACAAAGGGCCGCAATATAGTTTGACTGGAAAAGGATCTGCACCGAAGCCTGACGACGTTCCCG CGCCTGGCACGTATAGTCCCGAGAAAGTAAACCTGGACAAGGGGCCGCAGTATAGTTTGACCGGAAAAGGAACACCAGGAAAATTGAACGACAATCCAG GCCCCGCTGATTACAAACCAGAGAAAGCTCTAAATCTGGAACATAAACCCTATTACAGTTTTGGTGATAGGAAACCTTTGGATAAACCTAAAGATACACCAGGTAACG GCCCTGCCGATTACACTCCGGAGAAAATTCTAAATCTGGAACATAAACACTATTTCAGTTTCGGTAGTAGAAAACCCTTCCATAAGTCCCGCGATATACCAG GCCCTGGTAGTTACTATCCGGAGAAAGCTCAACATTTGGAACATAAACCCTATTTCAGTTTCGGTAACAGAAAACCCTTGTTTAGGTCTAGCGATACACCAG CTCCCGGTACATACAGTCCCGAAAAAGTAAACATATCTAAGTCGCCGCAATACAGTTTCGGTATTAAAACCGAGATCGACAAAAAGGATACTATACCAG GTCCCGGCGAATACAGCCCGGAAAAAGCAATGCTTTTGTTGGAGAAAGCATTGCGATTTACTTTCGGCCTCAGACCACCCACGAACAGACCAGACGGCGTTCCAG cgcctaatatatataacatccCCTCCTCTCTCGGCGGAACCAAGGAAGGCAACAAGAAAGCGGCACCTGCCTACTCGATATCCGGTAGACAAAAGGTCTTTACGGACGATCGCGTTCTCGTGCCTGGACCAGGTGCATACGAGACCATTAAACCGGACACGGTCAGAGTGAAAAGTCCGGCGTACAGCATAAGCGCCCGTTTCTCGTTGCCCAACGATCATTCGCAGATTCCGGGACCCGGAGCGCATTGTCCCGAAAAG
- the LOC140665468 gene encoding uncharacterized protein isoform X2 codes for MALSSCFHYRLYTDFATYAFLDIPDLYPRSLSTLPCTGHRDKKDRLKLETYAITKTPFSQSLRIAKGGERGFRETCRDTLTFTYNQSQIDASQVYIQVSITSCQRQVSLNRRQLSQRNHLTDKTIDCSKHLLTYISLNYGLFIDTEEHPFSNMVGVTQRPWTPTKRRGPIAAEYSSPGPACVTLPPLIGKTVPDSKRERAPAFSFGSRHSAKNNSPGPGPGQYNVSGLSAKGKDGAPALSLHGRTKSTKPEITPAPGDYNPQKAQKIILDSSPKYSFGVKTQLEKISCTPAQADYRAEIMNFYCKAAAAFSFGIKTVSERLSDIPAPGTYHPKKTRLDSTPQFTFGLRTSLNKPSDTPAPGTYSPEKVNLEKGPQYSLTGKGRVEKCNGTPAPGAYCPEKVRLDPSPQFSFGLRPAVEKPSDTPAPGTYSPEKVNLNKGPQYSLSGKGPTEKPVDTPAPGTYSPEKVKLDTTPQYSFGIRPALEKSSDTPAPGAYSPEKVNLDKGPQYSLTGKGPVEKPTDTPAPGTYFPEKVRLDNTPRYSFGVKHALDKTSDTPAPGTYSPEKINLDKGPQYSLTGKGLAEKPTDTPAPGTYAPEKVKLDNTPRYSFGIRHAPDKTSDTPAPGTYSPEKVNLDKGPQYSLTGKGPAEKLADTPAPGTYSPEKVKLDNTPQYSFGLRPLLDKPSDTPAPGAYSPEKVNLDKGPQYSLMGKGPTEKPADTPAPGAYSPEKVKLDTTPKYSFGLRTSLDKPSDTPAPGAYSPEKVNLDKGPQYSLTGKGSAPKPDDVPAPGTYSPEKVNLDKGPQYSLTGKGTPGKLNDNPGPADYKPEKALNLEHKPYYSFGDRKPLDKPKDTPGNGPADYTPEKILNLEHKHYFSFGSRKPFHKSRDIPGPGSYYPEKAQHLEHKPYFSFGNRKPLFRSSDTPAPGTYSPEKVNISKSPQYSFGIKTEIDKKDTIPGPGEYSPEKAMLLLEKALRFTFGLRPPTNRPDGVPAPNIYNIPSSLGGTKEGNKKAAPAYSISGRQKVFTDDRVLVPGPGAYETIKPDTVRVKSPAYSISARFSLPNDHSQIPGPGAHCPEKVLLDIPPAHTFGIRHSAYICNLKDAVY; via the exons aTGGCATTGTCCTCTTGCTTCCATTATCGGCTATACACGGATTTCGCAACCTACGCATTCCTTGACATTCCCGATCTCTATCCTCGGTCTCTGTCAACCTTACCATGTACTGGCCACCGAGACAAAAAAGATCGGCTAAAATTAGAAACTTACGCCATAACGAAAACTCC ATTCTCCCAGTCATTGCGAATCGCAAAAGGTGGGGAACGCGGATTCCGGGAAACATGCCGCGATACCTTGACGTTTACTTACAATCAGTCGCAGATCGACGCGTCTCAGGTGTACATCCAAGTGTCTATTACCAGCTGTCAAAGGCAGGTCTCACTTAATCGGCGGCAATTGAGCCAGCGAAATCATCTCACTGATAAGACAATCGATTGTTCGAAACATTTGCTGACATACATATCTCTCAATTACGGACTTTTTATTGATACTGA GGAACACCCTTTCAGCAACATGGTTGGAGTGACACAGAGACCTTGGACACCTACGAAAAGACGAGGTCCGATTGCTGCCGAATATAGTAGCCCAGGGCCAGCCTGTGTAACTTTACCGCCGCTAATCG GAAAAACAGTTCCAGATTCTAAACGAGAAAGGGCACCAGCATTTTCCTTTGGCAGCAG ACACTCGGCGAAAAACAATAGTCCTGGACCTGGCCCTGGACAGTACAATGTCTCTGGACTTAGTGCAAAAG gAAAGGATGGTGCACCTGCCTTGTCACTGCACGGCCGAACGAAATCGACGAAACCGGAAATTACACCGGCACCGGGCGACTACAATCCGCAGAAGGCGCAAAAGATAATTCTAGATAGCTCGCCGAAATATTCCTTTGGTGTTAAAACGCAACTCGAGAAAATCAGCTGTACACCCG CACAGGCCGACTATCGCGCTGAAATCATGAATTTCTACTGCAAAGCAGCAGCAGCGTTCTCTTTTGGCATAAAAACTGTGTCGGAAAGACTGAGTGATATTCCCG CTCCAGGTACTTATCATCCCAAGAAAACGAGGCTGGATAGTACACCGCAGTTTACGTTCGGACTTAGAACGTCGCTCAATAAACCGAGCGACACGCCAG CACCCGGAACATACAGTCCGGAGAAAGTAAATTTAGAGAAGGGTCCTCAGTACAGTTTAACTGGAAAAGGCCGAGTCGAAAAATGTAACGGAACACCAG CGCCAGGCGCATATTGTCCCGAAAAAGTAAGGCTGGACCCATCACCGCAATTCAGTTTTGGACTAAGACCCGCTGTGGAAAAGCCAAGCGACACACCAG caCCCGGTACTTATAGTCCTGAAAAGGTGAATCTGAATAAAGGGCCCCAATATAGTTTGAGTGGCAAGGGACCTACCGAGAAACCCGTCGACACACCAG CACCTGGAACATACAGTCccgaaaaagttaaattagaTACCACGCCACAATACAGTTTCGGAATTAGACCTGCTCTGGAGAAATCTAGTGATACTCCgg CCCCAGGTGCTTACAGTCcagaaaaagtaaatttggATAAAGGACCGCAGTACAGTTTAACTGGGAAAGGACCTGTCGAGAAGCCCACGGATACACcag CGCCCGGCACATATTTCCCCGAAAAAGTCAGATTGGATAATACACCAAGATATAGTTTCGGAGTTAAGCACGCCCTAGACAAAACCAGCGATACACCAg CGCCTGGTACTTACAGCCCGGAAAAAATAAACTTGGATAAAGGACCGCAGTATAGTTTGACTGGAAAAGGACTTGCCGAGAAGCCCACGGATACACCAG CGCCCGGCACATATGCTCCCGAAAAAGTTAAATTGGATAATACGCCAAGATATAGTTTCGGAATTAGGCATGCCCCGGACAAAACCAGCGATACGCCAG CGCCTGGTACTTACAGTCcagaaaaagtaaatttggATAAAGGACCGCAGTACAGTTTGACTGGCAAGGGACCCGCCGAAAAACTTGCAGATACACCAG CACCTGGTACATACTCGCCCGAGAAAGTAAAATTGGATAATACACCGCAATACAGTTTCGGTCTTAGACCCCTCCTGGACAAGCCTAGCGATACACCAG CACCTGGAGCTTATAGCCCAGAAAAAGTGAATTTGGATAAAGGACCGCAATACAGCTTGATGGGCAAAGGGCCTACTGAGAAACCCGCTGATACACCAG CGCCTGGCGCGTACTCGcctgaaaaagtaaaattggACACCACTCCAAAGTACAGTTTTGGACTTCGAACGTCTCTTGATAAACCCAGCGATACACCAG CACCTGGTGCTTATAGCCCAGAGAAGGTAAATTTAGACAAAGGGCCGCAATATAGTTTGACTGGAAAAGGATCTGCACCGAAGCCTGACGACGTTCCCG CGCCTGGCACGTATAGTCCCGAGAAAGTAAACCTGGACAAGGGGCCGCAGTATAGTTTGACCGGAAAAGGAACACCAGGAAAATTGAACGACAATCCAG GCCCCGCTGATTACAAACCAGAGAAAGCTCTAAATCTGGAACATAAACCCTATTACAGTTTTGGTGATAGGAAACCTTTGGATAAACCTAAAGATACACCAGGTAACG GCCCTGCCGATTACACTCCGGAGAAAATTCTAAATCTGGAACATAAACACTATTTCAGTTTCGGTAGTAGAAAACCCTTCCATAAGTCCCGCGATATACCAG GCCCTGGTAGTTACTATCCGGAGAAAGCTCAACATTTGGAACATAAACCCTATTTCAGTTTCGGTAACAGAAAACCCTTGTTTAGGTCTAGCGATACACCAG CTCCCGGTACATACAGTCCCGAAAAAGTAAACATATCTAAGTCGCCGCAATACAGTTTCGGTATTAAAACCGAGATCGACAAAAAGGATACTATACCAG GTCCCGGCGAATACAGCCCGGAAAAAGCAATGCTTTTGTTGGAGAAAGCATTGCGATTTACTTTCGGCCTCAGACCACCCACGAACAGACCAGACGGCGTTCCAG cgcctaatatatataacatccCCTCCTCTCTCGGCGGAACCAAGGAAGGCAACAAGAAAGCGGCACCTGCCTACTCGATATCCGGTAGACAAAAGGTCTTTACGGACGATCGCGTTCTCGTGCCTGGACCAGGTGCATACGAGACCATTAAACCGGACACGGTCAGAGTGAAAAGTCCGGCGTACAGCATAAGCGCCCGTTTCTCGTTGCCCAACGATCATTCGCAGATTCCGGGACCCGGAGCGCATTGTCCCGAAAAG
- the LOC140665468 gene encoding uncharacterized protein isoform X8 — protein MALSSCFHYRLYTDFATYAFLDIPDLYPRSLSTLPCTGHRDKKDRLKLETYAITKTPFSQSLRIAKGGERGFRETCRDTLTFTYNQSQIDASQVYIQVSITSCQRQVSLNRRQLSQRNHLTDKTIDCSKHLLTYISLNYGLFIDTDREHPFSNMVGVTQRPWTPTKRRGPIAAEYSSPGPACVTLPPLIGKTVPDSKRERAPAFSFGSRHSAKNNSPGPGPGQYNVSGLSAKGKDGAPALSLHGRTKSTKPEITPAPGDYNPQKAQKIILDSSPKYSFGVKTQLEKISCTPAQADYRAEIMNFYCKAAAAFSFGIKTVSERLSDIPAPGTYHPKKTRLDSTPQFTFGLRTSLNKPSDTPAPGTYSPEKVNLEKGPQYSLTGKGRVEKCNGTPAPGAYCPEKVRLDPSPQFSFGLRPAVEKPSDTPAPGTYSPEKVNLNKGPQYSLSGKGPTEKPVDTPAPGTYSPEKVKLDTTPQYSFGIRPALEKSSDTPAPGAYSPEKVNLDKGPQYSLTGKGPVEKPTDTPAPGTYFPEKVRLDNTPRYSFGVKHALDKTSDTPAPGTYSPEKINLDKGPQYSLTGKGLAEKPTDTPAPGTYAPEKVKLDNTPRYSFGIRHAPDKTSDTPAPGTYSPEKVNLDKGPQYSLTGKGPAEKLADTPAPGTYSPEKVKLDNTPQYSFGLRPLLDKPSDTPAPGAYSPEKVNLDKGPQYSLMGKGPTEKPADTPAPGAYSPEKVKLDTTPKYSFGLRTSLDKPSDTPAPGAYSPEKVNLDKGPQYSLTGKGSAPKPDDVPAPGTYSPEKVNLDKGPQYSLTGKGTPGKLNDNPGPADYKPEKALNLEHKPYYSFGDRKPLDKPKDTPAPGTYSPEKVNISKSPQYSFGIKTEIDKKDTIPGPGEYSPEKAMLLLEKALRFTFGLRPPTNRPDGVPAPNIYNIPSSLGGTKEGNKKAAPAYSISGRQKVFTDDRVLVPGPGAYETIKPDTVRVKSPAYSISARFSLPNDHSQIPGPGAHCPEKVLLDIPPAHTFGIRHSAYICNLKDAVY, from the exons aTGGCATTGTCCTCTTGCTTCCATTATCGGCTATACACGGATTTCGCAACCTACGCATTCCTTGACATTCCCGATCTCTATCCTCGGTCTCTGTCAACCTTACCATGTACTGGCCACCGAGACAAAAAAGATCGGCTAAAATTAGAAACTTACGCCATAACGAAAACTCC ATTCTCCCAGTCATTGCGAATCGCAAAAGGTGGGGAACGCGGATTCCGGGAAACATGCCGCGATACCTTGACGTTTACTTACAATCAGTCGCAGATCGACGCGTCTCAGGTGTACATCCAAGTGTCTATTACCAGCTGTCAAAGGCAGGTCTCACTTAATCGGCGGCAATTGAGCCAGCGAAATCATCTCACTGATAAGACAATCGATTGTTCGAAACATTTGCTGACATACATATCTCTCAATTACGGACTTTTTATTGATACTGA cagGGAACACCCTTTCAGCAACATGGTTGGAGTGACACAGAGACCTTGGACACCTACGAAAAGACGAGGTCCGATTGCTGCCGAATATAGTAGCCCAGGGCCAGCCTGTGTAACTTTACCGCCGCTAATCG GAAAAACAGTTCCAGATTCTAAACGAGAAAGGGCACCAGCATTTTCCTTTGGCAGCAG ACACTCGGCGAAAAACAATAGTCCTGGACCTGGCCCTGGACAGTACAATGTCTCTGGACTTAGTGCAAAAG gAAAGGATGGTGCACCTGCCTTGTCACTGCACGGCCGAACGAAATCGACGAAACCGGAAATTACACCGGCACCGGGCGACTACAATCCGCAGAAGGCGCAAAAGATAATTCTAGATAGCTCGCCGAAATATTCCTTTGGTGTTAAAACGCAACTCGAGAAAATCAGCTGTACACCCG CACAGGCCGACTATCGCGCTGAAATCATGAATTTCTACTGCAAAGCAGCAGCAGCGTTCTCTTTTGGCATAAAAACTGTGTCGGAAAGACTGAGTGATATTCCCG CTCCAGGTACTTATCATCCCAAGAAAACGAGGCTGGATAGTACACCGCAGTTTACGTTCGGACTTAGAACGTCGCTCAATAAACCGAGCGACACGCCAG CACCCGGAACATACAGTCCGGAGAAAGTAAATTTAGAGAAGGGTCCTCAGTACAGTTTAACTGGAAAAGGCCGAGTCGAAAAATGTAACGGAACACCAG CGCCAGGCGCATATTGTCCCGAAAAAGTAAGGCTGGACCCATCACCGCAATTCAGTTTTGGACTAAGACCCGCTGTGGAAAAGCCAAGCGACACACCAG caCCCGGTACTTATAGTCCTGAAAAGGTGAATCTGAATAAAGGGCCCCAATATAGTTTGAGTGGCAAGGGACCTACCGAGAAACCCGTCGACACACCAG CACCTGGAACATACAGTCccgaaaaagttaaattagaTACCACGCCACAATACAGTTTCGGAATTAGACCTGCTCTGGAGAAATCTAGTGATACTCCgg CCCCAGGTGCTTACAGTCcagaaaaagtaaatttggATAAAGGACCGCAGTACAGTTTAACTGGGAAAGGACCTGTCGAGAAGCCCACGGATACACcag CGCCCGGCACATATTTCCCCGAAAAAGTCAGATTGGATAATACACCAAGATATAGTTTCGGAGTTAAGCACGCCCTAGACAAAACCAGCGATACACCAg CGCCTGGTACTTACAGCCCGGAAAAAATAAACTTGGATAAAGGACCGCAGTATAGTTTGACTGGAAAAGGACTTGCCGAGAAGCCCACGGATACACCAG CGCCCGGCACATATGCTCCCGAAAAAGTTAAATTGGATAATACGCCAAGATATAGTTTCGGAATTAGGCATGCCCCGGACAAAACCAGCGATACGCCAG CGCCTGGTACTTACAGTCcagaaaaagtaaatttggATAAAGGACCGCAGTACAGTTTGACTGGCAAGGGACCCGCCGAAAAACTTGCAGATACACCAG CACCTGGTACATACTCGCCCGAGAAAGTAAAATTGGATAATACACCGCAATACAGTTTCGGTCTTAGACCCCTCCTGGACAAGCCTAGCGATACACCAG CACCTGGAGCTTATAGCCCAGAAAAAGTGAATTTGGATAAAGGACCGCAATACAGCTTGATGGGCAAAGGGCCTACTGAGAAACCCGCTGATACACCAG CGCCTGGCGCGTACTCGcctgaaaaagtaaaattggACACCACTCCAAAGTACAGTTTTGGACTTCGAACGTCTCTTGATAAACCCAGCGATACACCAG CACCTGGTGCTTATAGCCCAGAGAAGGTAAATTTAGACAAAGGGCCGCAATATAGTTTGACTGGAAAAGGATCTGCACCGAAGCCTGACGACGTTCCCG CGCCTGGCACGTATAGTCCCGAGAAAGTAAACCTGGACAAGGGGCCGCAGTATAGTTTGACCGGAAAAGGAACACCAGGAAAATTGAACGACAATCCAG GCCCCGCTGATTACAAACCAGAGAAAGCTCTAAATCTGGAACATAAACCCTATTACAGTTTTGGTGATAGGAAACCTTTGGATAAACCTAAAGATACACCAG CTCCCGGTACATACAGTCCCGAAAAAGTAAACATATCTAAGTCGCCGCAATACAGTTTCGGTATTAAAACCGAGATCGACAAAAAGGATACTATACCAG GTCCCGGCGAATACAGCCCGGAAAAAGCAATGCTTTTGTTGGAGAAAGCATTGCGATTTACTTTCGGCCTCAGACCACCCACGAACAGACCAGACGGCGTTCCAG cgcctaatatatataacatccCCTCCTCTCTCGGCGGAACCAAGGAAGGCAACAAGAAAGCGGCACCTGCCTACTCGATATCCGGTAGACAAAAGGTCTTTACGGACGATCGCGTTCTCGTGCCTGGACCAGGTGCATACGAGACCATTAAACCGGACACGGTCAGAGTGAAAAGTCCGGCGTACAGCATAAGCGCCCGTTTCTCGTTGCCCAACGATCATTCGCAGATTCCGGGACCCGGAGCGCATTGTCCCGAAAAG